A region from the Pseudomonas promysalinigenes genome encodes:
- a CDS encoding TetR family transcriptional regulator, with protein sequence MVRRTKEEAQETRAQIIEAAEKAFYKRGIARTTLADIAELAGVTRGAIYWHFNNKAELVQALLDSLHETHDHLARASESEDELDPLGCMRKLLLQVLTELVLDARTRRINEILHHKCEFTDQMCEIRQQRQGAVLDCHVGIKLAFANAVRRGQLPGDLDIERAAVALFAYIDGLIGRWLLLPDSFDLLRDAEKWVDTGLDMLRLSPALRK encoded by the coding sequence ATGGTCCGTCGAACCAAAGAAGAAGCCCAGGAAACCCGCGCCCAGATCATCGAAGCTGCGGAGAAGGCCTTCTACAAGCGCGGAATCGCGCGAACCACCCTGGCCGACATCGCCGAGCTGGCAGGTGTGACCCGAGGGGCGATCTACTGGCATTTCAACAACAAGGCGGAGCTTGTGCAGGCGCTGCTCGACAGCCTGCACGAAACCCATGACCACCTGGCGCGGGCCAGTGAAAGCGAAGACGAACTGGACCCGCTCGGCTGCATGCGCAAGCTGTTGCTGCAAGTACTCACCGAACTGGTGCTGGACGCCCGTACCCGACGTATCAATGAGATCCTGCATCACAAGTGCGAGTTCACCGACCAAATGTGTGAAATTCGCCAGCAGCGCCAAGGTGCGGTGCTGGATTGCCACGTAGGCATCAAGCTGGCCTTCGCCAACGCCGTGCGTCGTGGCCAGTTGCCTGGCGATCTGGATATCGAGCGCGCGGCCGTTGCCTTGTTCGCCTATATCGATGGGCTGATCGGGCGCTGGCTGCTGCTGCCGGACAGTTTCGATCTGTTGCGCGATGCGGAAAAATGGGTCGACACCGGGCTGGATATGCTGCGCTTGAGCCCGGCGCTGCGCAAATGA
- the ttgA gene encoding toluene efflux RND transporter periplasmic adaptor subunit TtgA: MQFKPAVTALVSAVALATLLSGCKKEEAAPAAQAPQVGVVTIQPQPFTLTSELPGRTSAFRVAEVRPQVNGIILKRLFKEGSDVKEGQQLYQIDPAVYEATLANAQANLQATKSLAERYKQLVSEQAVSKQEFDDANAKRLQAEASLKSAQIDLRYTKVLAPISGRIGRSSVTEGALVNNGQTNAMATIQQLDPIYVDVTQSTAELLKLRRDLESGQLQKAGNNAASVQLVLEDGSLYKQEGRLEFSEVAVDETTGSVTLRALFPNPDHTLLPGMFVHARLKAGVNANAILAPQQGVTRDLKGAPTALVVNQENKVELRQLKASRTLGSDWLIEEGLNPGDRLITEGLQYVRPGVEVKVSDATNVKKPQSPDQANAAKADAKAE; encoded by the coding sequence ATGCAATTCAAGCCAGCCGTTACCGCTCTGGTTTCCGCCGTCGCCCTGGCAACCCTGCTAAGTGGCTGCAAGAAAGAAGAAGCCGCGCCTGCAGCGCAGGCTCCTCAGGTCGGCGTAGTAACCATTCAACCGCAACCCTTCACCCTGACCTCGGAACTGCCAGGCCGCACCAGCGCCTTCCGCGTCGCCGAAGTGCGCCCACAGGTCAACGGCATCATCCTCAAGCGCCTGTTCAAAGAAGGCAGCGACGTCAAAGAAGGCCAACAGCTTTATCAGATCGACCCTGCCGTGTACGAAGCCACCCTGGCCAACGCTCAGGCCAATCTGCAAGCGACCAAATCGCTGGCCGAACGCTATAAGCAACTGGTGAGCGAGCAGGCGGTGTCGAAACAGGAGTTCGACGATGCCAATGCCAAACGATTGCAGGCCGAAGCGTCGCTGAAAAGTGCCCAGATCGACCTGCGCTACACCAAGGTCCTCGCCCCGATCAGCGGTCGGATCGGCCGGTCCTCGGTCACCGAAGGCGCACTGGTGAACAATGGCCAGACAAACGCCATGGCCACCATCCAGCAGCTGGACCCGATCTACGTCGACGTCACCCAGTCTACCGCCGAGCTGCTCAAGCTGCGCCGCGACCTGGAAAGCGGCCAGCTGCAAAAGGCCGGCAACAACGCTGCCTCGGTGCAGTTGGTGCTTGAAGACGGCAGCCTCTACAAGCAGGAAGGCCGCTTGGAGTTCTCTGAAGTCGCAGTCGATGAGACCACCGGCTCGGTGACCCTGCGTGCGCTGTTCCCCAACCCTGATCACACTCTGCTGCCAGGTATGTTCGTGCATGCACGGCTCAAGGCCGGGGTCAACGCCAATGCCATCCTGGCCCCACAACAGGGCGTAACGCGTGACCTCAAAGGCGCGCCGACCGCACTGGTTGTCAATCAGGAAAACAAGGTGGAACTGCGCCAGCTCAAGGCTAGCCGTACGTTGGGTAGCGACTGGCTGATCGAGGAAGGCTTGAATCCCGGCGACCGCCTGATCACCGAAGGCCTGCAATATGTACGCCCAGGCGTCGAGGTCAAGGTCAGCGATGCCACCAACGTCAAGAAGCCGCAAAGCCCTGATCAGGCCAACGCGGCGAAAGCAGACGCCAAAGCGGAGTAA